A stretch of DNA from Tsuneonella amylolytica:
CATCGTCAGGGCCATGACACCGCGCGCGCTTTCGCCCGCGACGATTTCGAAATGATAGGTCTCGCCGCGGATGACGACGCCGATCGCCACGAACGCGTCGTAGCGGCCGCTTTCCGCTGCCATCGCGATGGCGCCCGGGATCTCGAGCGCGCCGGGCACGACCATCACCTCGAACTCGTGGCCGTTGGCCTTCAGCACGTCGCCCGCGCCCTTCACGAGCATATCGTTTAGAT
This window harbors:
- the ribH gene encoding 6,7-dimethyl-8-ribityllumazine synthase produces the protein MAKFLIVEARFYDHLNDMLVKGAGDVLKANGHEFEVMVVPGALEIPGAIAMAAESGRYDAFVAIGVVIRGETYHFEIVAGESARGVMALTMDGIPVGNGILTTENEAQAIVRADPAQSDKGGEAAKAAIALLTIRDQYA